The following are from one region of the Candidatus Aminicenantes bacterium genome:
- the ptsP gene encoding phosphoenolpyruvate--protein phosphotransferase, translated as MRRGKLNAEPEAALKLKGKSVSPGIAEAEALVYNPGNHIVSRRSISAKECDAELRRLQRSIQATRKQLKAIAGNLKEAMGNDSALIIGTQSQLLDEGNLVAEIEKTIRSDRVNVEWALTRIEDKYTRIFRGIQDPTFRERVNDISDLLQRLQRNLKRNKDKPTPTPGNVILVARDIAPSEAAYLMSRGNLRGLVLTEGGETSHTVILARTLEIPAVMNVERAHTRIRSGDALIVDGLSGEVLINPDMRTRQTYHVKQEKYASYLERSRQVLTLPDRTLDGREFTLSANIELPMEVDLLQSYGSVGIGLFRTEFLLTDPGVARSEEDQFQIYRNLARRVYPKPLILRTFDVGRDKQYGTFSQRPEPNPALGTMAVRLFLKDPAFFRIQIKAALRANESGNLRMLFPMVTEIEEIHSIRRIVDECREELVKEGRTNLRKTSLGIMIEIPGTVHLIPHLENAVDFLSVGTNDLIQYLLAVDRNNPSVSHLYNPFHPAVIRSLMQISASAAAINKEINVCGELAGQGFTALMLLGMGYTHFSMNPVSIIEIKRLFTHIHYKFILRVARKLTAFSSRSDAEEYFIEQVVGRYPNLFTQQSLF; from the coding sequence ATTCGACGAGGAAAACTAAATGCTGAGCCCGAGGCCGCGTTGAAACTGAAAGGAAAATCCGTTTCCCCCGGCATCGCGGAGGCTGAAGCCCTCGTGTACAACCCGGGGAACCACATCGTTTCCCGGCGTTCCATCAGCGCAAAAGAATGCGATGCCGAGTTGCGGCGTCTGCAACGCTCGATTCAGGCCACCCGCAAGCAACTCAAGGCCATTGCCGGCAATCTCAAAGAAGCCATGGGGAACGATTCCGCCTTGATTATCGGCACCCAATCACAATTGCTCGATGAAGGCAACCTGGTGGCTGAAATCGAAAAAACCATCCGCTCCGATCGGGTCAATGTCGAGTGGGCGTTGACCCGGATTGAAGACAAGTACACCAGGATTTTCCGCGGTATTCAAGACCCCACTTTCCGCGAGCGCGTAAACGATATCTCGGATCTGCTGCAACGCCTGCAACGCAACCTGAAGCGCAACAAGGATAAACCCACCCCCACGCCAGGCAATGTGATCCTGGTCGCCCGCGATATCGCCCCGTCGGAAGCGGCCTACCTGATGTCCCGGGGCAACCTGAGGGGGCTGGTCTTGACGGAGGGGGGGGAAACCTCCCATACGGTGATTCTGGCGCGCACCCTGGAGATCCCCGCGGTAATGAATGTCGAGCGGGCACATACACGAATCCGTTCCGGCGACGCCCTGATTGTGGATGGCTTGTCCGGAGAAGTGCTCATCAACCCGGACATGCGCACACGCCAGACCTATCACGTCAAGCAGGAGAAATACGCCAGCTATCTGGAGCGCAGCCGTCAGGTGCTGACCCTGCCCGACCGCACCCTGGATGGGCGGGAATTCACCCTTTCCGCCAATATCGAGCTTCCCATGGAAGTGGACCTGCTCCAATCATACGGCTCAGTGGGCATCGGTTTGTTTCGCACGGAATTTCTGCTTACTGATCCCGGAGTCGCCCGTTCTGAAGAAGATCAATTTCAGATCTACCGCAACCTGGCAAGGCGTGTTTATCCCAAGCCCCTGATTCTGCGCACTTTTGACGTGGGCAGAGACAAGCAGTACGGAACATTTTCGCAACGCCCCGAACCCAATCCGGCCCTGGGCACCATGGCGGTACGCCTTTTCCTGAAAGACCCGGCCTTTTTCCGCATTCAGATCAAAGCCGCCTTGAGGGCAAATGAAAGCGGCAATCTGCGCATGCTTTTCCCCATGGTAACCGAGATCGAAGAGATCCACTCCATTCGCCGCATCGTGGATGAATGTCGAGAAGAACTGGTGAAGGAGGGCAGAACCAACCTGCGGAAAACTTCCCTGGGCATCATGATTGAGATCCCGGGAACGGTTCACCTGATCCCTCACCTCGAAAACGCCGTGGACTTCCTTTCCGTGGGAACCAACGACCTGATCCAGTACCTGTTGGCGGTGGATCGCAACAACCCCTCGGTTTCCCACTTGTACAACCCCTTCCACCCCGCAGTGATCCGCAGCCTCATGCAAATCAGTGCGTCCGCCGCCGCCATCAACAAAGAAATCAATGTGTGCGGGGAGTTGGCCGGCCAGGGGTTTACCGCGCTCATGCTTCTGGGAATGGGATATACCCACTTCTCGATGAACCCGGTTTCCATTATTGAAATCAAGCGGCTTTTCACCCACATCCACTACAAATTCATCCTCCGGGTCGCTCGCAAGCTCACCGCTTTCTCTTCCCGCTCCGACGCCGAAGAGTACTTTATTGAGCAGGTGGTGGGAAGATATCCCAACCTGTTTACCCAGCAATCGTTGTTTTAG
- a CDS encoding HPr family phosphocarrier protein produces the protein MVEAKVEISNKLGLHARAAAKLSHLANSFHSDIFLVYNSDRVNAKSLLGILTLAASVGTTITISASGKDEKEAVTTLADLFQRKFDEEN, from the coding sequence ATGGTCGAAGCAAAGGTTGAAATATCAAACAAGCTGGGGCTCCATGCCCGCGCGGCCGCCAAACTTTCCCACTTGGCCAACAGTTTCCACTCCGATATATTTCTGGTCTACAACAGTGACCGAGTCAACGCCAAGAGCCTTCTCGGCATCCTCACCCTGGCGGCATCCGTGGGCACCACCATCACCATTTCCGCTTCCGGCAAAGACGAGAAAGAGGCCGTAACCACCCTCGCCGACCTGTTCCAGCGTAAATTCGACGAGGAAAACTAA